The nucleotide window TCTGACCGCACGGGAGGTCCTCCTCGCGGATGCGGTCACGGGCGAGGCCACCGTTCTGTATAAGGATATCGATTCGAAATGGTGGAGCCTCGACTTCCTGGGTGCCGAGCCCGTCCCCTCGCCGGACGGGCGGTGGATCGCGTTCATTAGCGACCGCGACGGCTGGGACCACCTTTACCTCGTCCCCTCCTCCGGAGGGCCGGCAGTGCAGCTGACCAAGGGCGCCTACGAGGTGAGCCGGCCCACGTGGTCGCCCGACGGCAAGCGGATCGCCTTTGACGCGAACCCGGGGGACAACCCGGGGGCCCGACAGCTGATGGTGGCCGAAGTCGGCTCCGATCCGGGCTCCGCCCGGCTCCTGACCCTGACCGGGGGCCGAGGGACCAACGTGGGGGCGAGCTGGTCGCCGAATGGAACACGGCTCCTCTATCAGCACACGGATCCCCAAAACCCCGCGGACTGGTTTGTCCTGGAAGCCCGGGCATCGGCCACGCCCCGACGCTTGACCGACTCTCTGCCCCCCAGCTTGGACCGGTCTAGTTTCGTGGAGCCCCGGTTTGTCCGCTATCCCGCTCCCGACGGACAGCAGGTGCCCGCCTATCTTTTCGTGCCTAAAGGACTCGACCGCTCCCACCGGCACCCCGCCATCATCTGGGTCCATGGTGACGGCATTACCCAGAACTTCGACGGCTGGCACGTTCGTCGCGACTACGCCGTCTACTACAGCGTCCACCAATACCTTCTCCAGCGCGGCTACGTGGTCTTAGCGGTGGACTACCGGGGCAGCATCGGCTACGGGAAGGCCTGGCGTCAGGGCCCCTACCGAGACCTCGGGGGCGGGGACTACCAGGACATCGCGGCGGGAGTGGGATACCTGAAGGGCCTCGGCTACGTGGACGAGAAGCGAGTAGGAATTTGGGGGTTGAGCTACGGCGGCTACATGGCGCTCCAAGCGCTGACCGTGACCCCGGAGCTCTTCCGCTGCGCGATCGACGTGGCGGGGGTCGAAGACTGGCGGGATTGGTTCCACGACCCGGACGGGCCCTGGATCCGCGGCCGCTTGGGCAGTCCGGAGCAGAACCCCGACCTCTACGAGCGGACCTCACCCATTCATAGGGTTGATCGCATCGTGCGGCCGCTTCTGGTCATGCATGGAACTGCCGATGTCAACGTGCCTTTTTTGGAGTCCGTGCGGCTCCTGGACGCCGGGCTCAAAGCGGGGAAGGACATCGACTTCGTGATGTACCCGGGCGAGTTCCACTATTTCCATCGGGCGCACGTTCTCCGCGACGCGTGGCAGAGGGTGGAACGCTTTTTCGACGTGCACCTGAGTGGATCCAAGAATCCGTGACCCTCGTCCCGCCCGACGATCTCAAGGCAAACCAGACCCTCACTGTGAGAGAGCCCCGAGGTAGGAGAGCACAGAGGAGGCGGAGGTGGGTACGACCGAGGTGGGCAAGCGAGCGGGCCCGGCAATCCGCTTGAGGCCATGGCCAGCATCCGTCGGGTATGGTCGGTGGTGAGCCAAGGGCGGATGTGCGGTTGTGGGCAACTCTAGCGGTTCGTTGGTTTCCGGCCATAGGAGAGACGTTGTGCTTCTCCCCCGGTGCGGTCGCCGGGGGAGGGTTCGCGGCACGTTCCGGCAAGGAGGTTTGAGCATGAGACGCACTGTCATCGCGATCGTGGCGGCCTTGGCGGTCATTGTCGGCCCCCTCGCTCGGGGGGACGAAAAGCCTGCCCCCGAGACCCCGAAGCCGGAAGCGGCCAAGAAGGGCGAGACCGCCGAAACTCCCAAGCCGGAGCAATCGGTCACCCAGCACAGCCTCGTGGTGGGAGGGACCACCATCAACTACACCGCCACCGCTGGAACTCTGATCGTTCGAAACGAGAAAGATCAGCCCTACGCAAGCGTCGGCTACGTCGCCTACATCAAGCGTGACGGGGGCGACCCCACGAAGCGACCGATCACCTTCTCTTACAATGGCGGGCCGGGCTCCTCTTCGGTCTGGCTGCACATGGGGGTGCTGGGGCCGAAGCGGATCGTCACCAGCGACGCCGCCGCTACCCCCCCGCCTCCCTACACGGTGGTGGACAACGCCTACAGCATCCTCGACAAGACGGATCTCGTGATGATCGATCCCGTGGGAACCGGCATCAGCAAGGCGGTGGGGGAGGCGAAGGACAAGGACTTCTGGGGAGCCGACCCAGACATCGAGTCGGTCTCCCGCTTCATCAAGCAGTACGTGACTGACAACGACCGCTGGAACTCCCCGAAGTTCCTGCTCGGGGAGAGCTACGGAACGACCCGCTCCGCGGGTGTTGTCGACTATCTGCAGACGAATGCCAACATGACTTTCAACGGCGTGATCCTGGTTTCGGTGGCTCTGGACTTGGAGGCAATCTTCGACCTGCCGGGCAACGAGCGGACCTTCGCCCTCTTCCTCCCTACCTACGCGGCGGTGGCCTGGTACCACAAGCTACTGCCCAACCGTCCGGAGCTCGCGCCGTTCCTCGATGAGGTCCGCAAATTCGCCCTCGGCGATTACACGACCGCGCTACTTAAAGGGGCCGACCTCGGGGGGGCGGAGCGGAGCGCTGTCGCCAAGAAGATCCACGACTACACGGGCCTGTCCGTCGAGTATCTGGAGAAAGCGGACCTCCGGGTGACAGAGCGTCAGTTCACCCAGGAGCTGCTGCGAGAACACCATGCGACGGTGGGGCGGCTTGACGCCCGCTTCACCGGGCCCACGCTCGACGTGCTGGCGAAAGAGGCCGAGTACGACCCCCAGAGCGCCGCCATCAGCGGGGCCTTCACCGCGGCCTTCCAGCACTACTACCACGACGAGCTCAAGTTCGGACGGGACAAGACCTACGTGGTGACGGCCCACCTGTTCCGCTCTTGGGACTTCAAGCACAAGCCTCCAGGAGTGCCCTTCGCCCTGCCCCTGTTGACCAACACCGGCTTGGACCTCGCCCACGCCCTCGTCTACAACCCGAACCTCCGGGTGCTCGTGCTCAACGGGTACTACGACCTGGCCACGCCCTTTCTGGCGACCGAGTATATGATGTCGCACCTTGGTTTGGAGAAGGACCTGCGGTCGCATATCGAAATGAAGTACTACGAGGCCGGCCACATGATGTACATCCACGAGCCATCGTTGAAGAAGTTCAAGTCCGATGTCGCGTCCTTCATCGACCGGACCGCACATCCCTGAGGGCAGGGCATCCAGCGCTGCCCCCCCCGATGAAGACGATGGCCGGCGGGGACGTCCCGGCCACGATTGAGGTACGGGCACCCCTCGCCAGGGCTCGTCGGCGTAGGTAATCCTTTTGCGCTATCCGTATGGTTGTCCCCTTCCCCTCTCGCAGGAGGCCCAGAATGACCCGGAACAAACGGACCGCCACCTGTCTCCGTGCCCTTGCCCTAGTGGGCGTACCACTCCTCGCCCCCCTGGCCCGCGGCGCGGAGCCCACGCCCGCGAAGGGGTCCGCGGTCGATCCCGCCCAACTCGCCGGCCTTGAATGGCGGAGCATCGGTCCTTATCGCGGCGGTCGCGTCACCGCGGTCGCGGGCGTGACGGGCCAACCCCGGGTCTTCTACTTCGGGGGGACGGGGGGCGGTGCCTGGAAGACGACCGACGGGGGCATCTCTTGGCAAGGCATCTCCGACGGCCAGCTCGGCACAGGCTCGGTGGGGGCCATCGCGGTGGCGGAGTCCGATCCGAATGTGATCTTCCTGGGGATGGGCGAGGCCTGCCTCCGTGGCAACATCTCCCACGGGGACGGCGTGTACAAGTCCACCGACGCGGGCAAGACCTGGAAGAACGTGGGACTGCGAGACACACGCCACATCGGGCGCATCCGCGTCCACCCCAGCAACCCCGACCTCGTCTACGTGGCCGCGGTGGGCCACGCCTTCGGCCCCAACCTGGAGCGAGGCGTCTTTCGCAGCAGGGACGGGGGCAAGACGTGGGAGAAGGTCTTGTTCGTCGACGAGAAGACGGGGGCGATCGACCTGGCTCTGGACCCCACGAATCCCCGGATCCTCTACGCCGCCTTCTATCAAGTGCTGCGGCTTCCCTGGGGCTTCGAGAGCGGGGGACCGGGCAGCGGCCTTTACAAGTCCACCGACGCCGGTGACAGCTGGACGAAGATCACGGGGGAGGGACTGCCCAAGAAGGGCGTCTGGGGTCGGATCGGGATAGCCGTCTCCCCCGCCAACCCCAACCGCGTGTGGGCCATGATCGAGGCGGAGGACGGCGGCCTCTTCCGCTCCGACGATGCCGGCAAGACCTGGCGGAAGACCAACGACGAGCGCAAGCTGCGTCAGCGGGCTTGGTACTACAGCCACATCTTCGCCGATCCCAAGAACGCCGACTCGGTCTATGTTCTGAACACGGCCTTCTACCGCTCGAATGACGGGGGGAAGACGTTCAGCGGCATTCCCGTGCCCCACGGCGACAACCACGACCTCTGGATCGCCCCCGACGACCCCCTGCGCATGATCGAGAGCAACGACGGCGGGGCGAGCGTCTCCTTCGATGGCGGCAAGAGCTGGTCGAGCGAGGACAACCAGCCGACGGCGCAGTTCTACCACGTCATCACCGACAATCAGTTCCCCTATTGGGTCTACGGGGCCCAGCAGGACAACACCACCGTCGCTATCGCGAGCCGCACGAGCGAGGGGGGCATCCGCCGCACCGACTGGTACCCCGTGGGCGGCTGCGAGAGCGGCTACGTCGCCCCCGATCCCAAGGATCCCATGGTCTCCTACGCCGGGTGCTACGACGGCGTCATCGAGCGCTACGACCACCGCACCAAGCAGAGCCGCGACGTGAATGTCTACCCCGATAACCCCATGGGCCACGGCGCGGAAGGGATGAAGTACCGCTTCCAGTGGACGTTCCCCATCGTCATCTCGCCCAACGATCCGGGCGTCCTCTACACGGCGG belongs to Vicinamibacteria bacterium and includes:
- a CDS encoding prolyl oligopeptidase family serine peptidase, with the protein product MHSLLFVILAAASSGRTPAGTPHAITIDALLDVKHPYRATWSPDGRRIAFVWDRAGVQNLWVADVAAGGPTPLTRYADGLIDGFFWGRTGESLYFERSGDLWQVAASGGAEPRAVWTTPEAESGVTPSPDGGRVVFLRNGDLWVRSLSDGGERRLTETPGAEGGAVWSPDGERVAFTVASSVPQEESPEYAGSKIAFRRQDGFNVHVGVVPVSGGPLVSVARGAGSETTPRWADATHLTLQRESADLTAREVLLADAVTGEATVLYKDIDSKWWSLDFLGAEPVPSPDGRWIAFISDRDGWDHLYLVPSSGGPAVQLTKGAYEVSRPTWSPDGKRIAFDANPGDNPGARQLMVAEVGSDPGSARLLTLTGGRGTNVGASWSPNGTRLLYQHTDPQNPADWFVLEARASATPRRLTDSLPPSLDRSSFVEPRFVRYPAPDGQQVPAYLFVPKGLDRSHRHPAIIWVHGDGITQNFDGWHVRRDYAVYYSVHQYLLQRGYVVLAVDYRGSIGYGKAWRQGPYRDLGGGDYQDIAAGVGYLKGLGYVDEKRVGIWGLSYGGYMALQALTVTPELFRCAIDVAGVEDWRDWFHDPDGPWIRGRLGSPEQNPDLYERTSPIHRVDRIVRPLLVMHGTADVNVPFLESVRLLDAGLKAGKDIDFVMYPGEFHYFHRAHVLRDAWQRVERFFDVHLSGSKNP